The Amphiura filiformis chromosome 1, Afil_fr2py, whole genome shotgun sequence nucleotide sequence TTGGTCTCACTTTTAGTTTTGTTACTGTATCCAAGTGTTTTCAACTGTTGCCACAGTTTTTAGAGTCATGTTTGTGTTCTTCAATTTTACTACTATAGTGCTCTGCTTTTGCAGATCTTACATCCCTCTGAATCTTATTTCTCATCCGACAATATTCCTTGTACAGGTCAGTTTTTGTTGTATCTTTTCTGAACTTATACAATAAGTGGTCCCTGTACCTGATATTTTCAAGGATTTCATTGTTTATCCATGGCTCAGTCCTGTTTTTTAATCTAATCTCCTTAATAGGTGCCACAGTGTCAAGAATCTGCAGGAAGATTGTTGTAAAATTACTCCACGCTTGATTAACATCACTACAGTAAACGCTAGACCAATCAGCAGATGACAATGCTGCAAGCAGATTCCCAACACTGTAGTTCCTAAGAGACctgattttgataacattatgacTACGACCAATTTGACTTTTCAATACCTTACGTGTACAGAATATTAGAAGGTGATCACTCAAACCAACACACACTGTTCCTGACTGACAAATCTTATTTTCATTATTGCAAATGACATGATCAATAAGGGTACTGCTGGTATCAGTTATACGAGTAGAAGTCTTGATTAATTGTTTGAAGTTGAACAAGTCAAGAATGCTTTTATAGTTCTTAAATAAGCTACAGTTCTGTTCAAAGAAGTTGACATTGATATCACCTAGGATCATGATTTCACAATCAGATCTTATATTTGAGATACTACTTTCAAAGTGACCCCAGAATTCAATGTCCTCATCAGGTGGCCTATAACATACACCGATGATAATGGGTTTAGACTTTGGTAACAATAAATCAAACCATATTGTTTCAATACGATTGTCATGTAAGTCTTGTCTGGGGTTAAAAGCAAAGTCGTTCCTTATGTACACGCAGACTCCTCCCCCATTACGATCCCTGTCGAGCCGAAGCACAGTATAACCACTGATTGCAATTTCTGCATCCGTGATGGAATCGTCAAGCCACGTCTCGGAGATACCAATTACTGCAGCTCTAGTTTTTTGTGCAATGATATTTATCTCTGGAATCTTTTTAAACAGAGATCTTACATTTAGATGGATCATATGAATGCCCTTACGATGAAACTGATCAAATTGTTTCTGTTGAAACTGGTTAAATTTATTGTAATCTGTCTTAGAACCGGTTGGCTTTTGACTACGTTGAGGGCCTGGGTGTGGTTGGACGTCACCACACTTCATTAATGACAGTACCAGTAATGAGGAACCATAGTTCAATCGTGAAGGACCAGATAAATGTGTCTTAATTAACAGTTTTCTTTCTCTATGGTTTCCTGGGAGAAACTTGGACCAGGAATCAGTTGaatttgatgttgaaaagtttgaaattgaagaATGATGGACAACAAGATGTCCACAAAGTTGTATTTCATCATTAGAATATTGCACATTGATTTCCACAGGTAGTAGACTTATAAGAATGACATAGTAAGCCATAGCTAGCATAATTCCATTGATGGCCATTATAATATATTGAGGCCAGTGTTCAAGTAGCAATACAGTTCTATGATGATAATAGGTGATTAAGGTAGCAAGCAAGTCAAGAGTTGAATAAATCAATGACAGTCAATATTCACTGGAGCATGGGCCTAGGGTGTTGTACACTCTCCTGTGTGTAAAGCCCTGCAAGGTTGCAGAATTTCCTACCTTGATAGTTGTTGAAAAATGAGTTGTAAAAGATGACAAAATATGCAGTTGAGACACCAACGAAAATCACACAAATAACACCAAGTTATAAAACAAGCAATCTACATCATATTGTGGTGGATATTGCTGTAGAGGGTGGttcataaatgtaataaatctcCTGCCAGTGGAGCAGCCATACAGCGCTCACACTCAGTGTTGTATGGATTTTTGTATGAATGATAATCAATATACAGAGCTACACCATCACCACCGCCCAAACTGGATACAAAATCACGAATAGCAGCGACCTCAGGTTCAGAGAACGCCTTAGTGCCATGGTAGAAATCAGAACATGGTTCATTGCTGGAGCCGATACCTAGGAACACAAGACCGACACTAATATAAACATATACTACTATTTTATTCGGCGTTTGCGTGCGTTTGTTTCCGTTGAGACAAATACAACGCGATTTGGTGGTACCGTTACTCGGCTTCGACCAAGATTTACGGCAGttaatgtgacgtggtatatcgaaaggagacacttttgggcaggatcgtaaatggaggaatatcaaaaaatatacccgtggtgattttttcacaatttgagtttgttgcaaatttgtgatgatgttattgatagggtggtcacatgaaaatttcaaacccacccctggaattactttttctgtcaggattgttccttgtgcaacatgattttaaaaaccttttgaatcaactcaatcggacaatccgttgcgaagatacagccttttaaagattcacaaaattggccatttttaggaaaatcctgattttgtcataaatttgcatattcatgaagcgataattgggggaataaagccaaagaaggcatgagatgtattttttttgtttatttaatgttcatttatgcaaaaattaaaaacccagggtcataattgctatatttgcttctttacaacatttttaaaatggctgaaatcacacaaataactcttttgccaggacttttaacggtaatatgtgtgattttcaccattgagggcgctattatgtgccaattatgaccttcaaaggcctgtatttcttaaactacacaaccaaattgtctgatttttgcacaggattttgctctgagggtctggattgtaaaactgaatatagcataattgtacatctttgggaaaatagttttatgtgatgacaaaaatttattttgtgccTACCTTTTTTATGCGTGACCGTaaaaaaatgctatattcaccttcattacgagcagaaaatctaattaggtagtcgggtttgcacagaagttactaggagacaaattatatggaattcaaaatgcccaaaagttttccaactgctgcagaatctgttacaatttccaccatacatttgtgtatgtaggcaggggtacacacaatagctatcattgtggccaccctattattaatgtttaaaatattgtctgatagtttcagaccgaaatataactggcatcttataTTTTTTGAGACATATTTCAAGGTAATTCCAACTCTCAACATTgttggccgatatctcaattccaattttataataccataacttacgaactcaatatcatCGCTTAgcaatgtccgatttcattggggcaaacagcgttgtggagcaaaatatctctttattgatAACCTACCCAAAAGTGTCTTTTTTTGATATACCATGTCACAAATGTCTGGAAAACAGAGTAAATTCCTCACAATTCTAAAAGTAACTTTCATCGAAATATTCTTACCACCCCATCCAGTTGCGAAGTTTCTATTTGGATCAGTTCCCATGCAGGGAGATCCTTCGTTTGGTTTACGCGTCTTCCTCCACAAACGATTCTGCGTGGTTAAAACAAAGTGATCAGTTTATTACATAAAGTAGACCAACATTAAGCATATCATTTATTACCAAACATTTCAGCACTATGATAGTTGTTGATACCTACATATCACCTATTCAATTGCTGCTGTTTCACTTGAATTGTATATTATGTGCTGTATCTCAAGTACCTCTGCTCAAGTACGTCGCATTGATATTTAGATGTTGCACTttgattttttttcgtttttttttttgggggaggggtttcattttttctccttttttgtattttgagCATCATAAATGTGATGTTCAACGGTATGTGTCGACTGTGACGATGCTAATAATGATTATAGTATATtgttgaattattccataattatattcttttattCGATTATGTTCTCCTTCTTGTTCTTCTTCATTCTCCTTTCTTCTTCTGAAAATGATCATAGTCATACACAGATCAAGTATTACTCACATCGGTCCATGTAAAGGAGTATCCATCGCCATTTAACACAGGAATTacataaaagtcaaatttgttcAACAGGTCCTTGGCATCAGTACCTCCTTCAACAAGCTTGTATATAAAAGACAACATACATTATTCGAAAAATACTATGTTAGTGTTTgcttaattttgtttaattttgcttcaAACTGGTGTCACaagtatacacataatcataaatGCGGAATATAATAATTAATGCTAAATATTTCTAACACCATCACAAAGCAAAGGGATTGCGAAGTACTACTTCGGTACAACAAAAAACATTGCTATCTTTATTATAAAAACGTGTTATAATTCGTCAGACGTACGATCCACCGGGTAATTACATGTATTCAAATTAAGATTTTACATTTGGCTCGGAAACTTCCAAAGTCTGCTCCTGACCTACCACCCACCATATGCATATGTTAACCCACAACGTCATGATAAAGCAGTGTTAATATTCTTTATCATTTTCCTAAAAAGTTAAGAATGGCAGATATAGTCCATTCTCATGGTTTTAAATCTTTTGCGATTCCCATCTACTAatatatttttcttacatattttgCCAGATAAAGAACAGTTGCTGGGGAGATCCATTCAGCAGCATGGATGCCTCCGTGAATAACAACAGCCTTCTTGTTAGTACCACCTGTTGATATCTaaaaagttagaaacaacaaatTGATTAGTTATTACTGTTATCGCGCATTACGCTTCAGAGTTATTAAACAAATCAGTCATTTTTGCCAACGTTTTAACAGAAAAGAGGATAATTCGACCATTATACATCCAAGTATGTGCTTGTGACACATGGTAAGAAGCATTTGACAACCAATTTCCGAAAACCTGAACTGAACAAGGTAATTTGACGTAACTGACTCCATCATGTCCATCTGGATCATATCCGATTACGACTGTTTGGCCCATGCACCGAATGCACCCAAAACACCGAATAGTTGAATACGTTCATATGCACGAGACAGTTACGGGCCACACCCAGCTACACCCGATTACCTAATATTATACAAACATATATATCTGTAAGTATTTGAAGGAATTGGAAATGCATAACAAGTAAAAACAATGCACGGAGCTTTGTAAAACTACTCTATATAAAATGTATTGCTTTTGTATTATTCTTTAACTTTTCCCTATCTATTTTTTTAGTAAATAATGTATTGCTTTggtgtttttttggtgttttttttacttttcccTTATCCATCTCCGTTGTTTGGCTAGCTCTCCTGTTATAATGTGGAGACTGCTTTACCCGTTGTTCTACTCAAAATGTTTCCAATTGCTCACGACTACTTGTAAAGGACATGCGAGTCAATTGGTCATGGCTCATTGTTTGATAACCGGTGACGCTGAATCGTGGGTTGGTAGAAAACATATTATTGACAAGTGTATTGACATTCAAAGTTGAAATAATACTAAACAGGAGAAATAAAAAAACGCACGCTATAATACATTTTGCATACGCGTAATAACTAAATTGCGCACTTTTTATCGAATACAATTGTTTTTTTATTGAAGTTTAAAGTTACTTATAGATATTGTACCTTCAGGTAGCCAATATTCCTTTCTTCATATGATTTACCAATGGAACCCTCTGTTGCCGTATCATACACTGCTGCCGTTTCTGTTATCCATTCTTGAATCTATAAATTGAACAAAAGTTGAAATACCCTTTGACATGTCTATATTTATTAACTCCTTCAAAATGTTACATTTACAATACTAGTATTCTAATGTATAATGACTATAATTTAAAATAGTAGTcagataattggttataaaattgTCCTATGTTTCTCGCAATTTCGTtgtaaatacaaatttaaaacaCAACATTTTATATACACTCCTTACCGTTTCATAAGTATTGTATGCATTGTAAGCAAAAGTAGAGCTGTTCAACCCTTTCTGTTCTTCATTAATCAACTCTTGCACATTCTTTATCATAACCTTGGTATGAATTCCTTTGTGGGCTAAATATGTTGTGATTTTTTTCACGTAGGATGGTGATATCATGATGTCCACTGGTTTTGTTACATTCGATGGCTCTCTCCAGAAACTCAACTGAAAAATAATTCGTTAAAAGTCTAATAAACAAACAACTTTCACACCATTTTCAATCCCTGTTAAGCATGGGATTTTTGtacgtagaagtagtgatgtaatatgattaattaccatagagaTGGGTCTACACTAGTTTTGAATGCATTGTCCTGAACTAGACGTTTACTTGTTCTCTATATTGTACCATTATTAAATAACAGGCAAAGATCATATTCAATCTACATGTATATTAGCACACATAATACAGGTGATGAGTACTACCTACTTGGGCAATATGTTTAAAATTAGAGTAGACCCATCgccatggtaattaatcctgttgcaTCAACACTTCGTGGAATTGAACACGATATCTAGTCTGTTTCACCTACAGTGACACCTCATACCAGGGCCTGACTTTGGTGAATTAACAAGTGCCGGCCGggacgcgtaatttctttctgcaaccataatgggccgcaatgcgataacacatagtacatacatgtaattataggcctatgaggctagatataacacgagtttattaccattattatttcctcttacttaataaaataaaaagaaatcgatagaattaaaattctacaacggtttacctggggttcgaacccacaatctatgtacccatagtctaatgcctatacgactgtgctatgattcgttgtgccagaaaggtgtttgtttatgatacttattaataacggaataaagtgcatacacacaatatactattactagtatattagtactaataaatacgaatataatcctaaccctaaccctaaccctaatccctaaccctaacacttacccttatcctaacactaaccctaaccctaaccctaaaccctaaaccataaccctaaccataaccataaccataaccataaccataaccaggggagagtggggtaagttgagccagggggtaagttgagccaccccctctagaaagaaaattaaaaacttatcttactttgcagttccaattatttgtatatgacataacagaggcttctcaagtgtaatatggaatcacttgcacatagggtaagaaagctgcattagaaagttcatttttcgcacttttgttgaacttttggcaaaaaacaattttttttcatgtttcacccaggaagaaaaaggctaaaatgatagcattctgggtattgaggatgcgatatatgaacactattttacacaactatttacaactgtaacaagttttagtcaggtgggaggcttggttgttgacaaaaagggatcacatggggtaagttgagccacaggccatggggcaagttgagcataggaaaaacctgCAGAAATTTCCCCAATTGTTTTATTCAATGTAAAATCTTCtcagaaattacttgtatgcaatatttagatcaaactacttctatatcaaactatttttcgaaataaatacctgaaaacaacaattaaaaaaaaggcaaaattgaatttcacagctatggcatatactgtgcatttctatggtggctcaaTTTGCCCCCGCGACTGGCTCAACCTACCCCAccgttggggtaagttgagccaatttgcaaattatttttggcgtctcactgtgcgaaagtgcaaaatattgattacaattttgtggtgtcataaccaagtaaacatacatatgtttcatttgtaacactgcatttgggtcctgcttagcgtagtgaaagtaaatgtaaaaagtggctcaacttaccccactctcccctaaccataaccataacccctaacccttaccctaaccctacccataagaccctaaccctaagaccctaaccctgacaataatgaaccttgcctcggactatgcggttagtgatatattgcggcccattatggttgcagaaagaaattaagcagcCGGGACGCTTAATTTCTTCTGCAACCACAATAGGGTTGGCGTATTgcagcccattatggttgcagaatgTAAATACACGGCCTCGGCGCTTGATTTCCTTTttcaaccataatgggccgcaataccataatgggccgcaatatacctaaacttagggttagggtttatggttagggGTAGGTTTAGCATTGAGTGGTGCATTATGGTTGTAGAAAATAAAAACGCGGCCGGGGCATGCACAGTGGTATAGTGTTGATTCAAGATGAAATTAGTGATTTACAAAAACACAGTGGCTGAAACAGATAATAGTATTATATTTGCTAATATGCAAGGATACAAAATGATATATGGAAaatgatatatgtgaccatccagcacaactgagccctgaagtcgccaatcatcatttttgagatattcaaccaaaatattttgcttgaatattttgcatgtatatcatgtctatagtacttgacatttaaatagtgaaaaatcaataaaacagtcaataaatcctttgtttcctattgtttactgttaagttcaatggagcatatctcaatactggtactggcgacatccgggctcagttgtggtggatggtcacatatggaaaGGAATAACCCGGAAGTATAAAAGGAGAGAAAAGGCTATTTTTTCAAGTGACGGAAAAGGACACTTTCGATATGGCAGGATGTGGACTCGGCATAaatattttagcatgtttagtggaaTAGTTCACACACTTGTAGACTGGCTTGTGAAAataatcacacctcctatatcACAAGTAGCAGCACAATGTTCAACTTGGGATTTGTTTGTAGATGGCAATATGATATTACTTTTATGATAGTGGTCGATGGACGGGATATTATAAGAAATGATAACAAAAGATTCCATTGTAAGATAAATTAATGATAAATAATACGTAGATTACACTAATAGGTAAcaatattataataggcctaatttatacaatttataatatgaaTGAGGTGGTAAATTAAATGTATTATTACAAACTAATTAGCATATTTGTGACAATGTTATAGACAGGGAACAGTAGCCTTATTTTGAAACACGTGCTTTTCAGTAGACATGGAGAAAGAAACGAAACATTGAATATCACTtcatataacatttaaatgtacttCCATATCGGAAGTTATTCAACATTACGTTTGTACATGTACCAACCTGTCCATCAAATTTCGAATTCTCCAGATTGCTCATTAGATTTCCAAGGATGCTTATCTCATGATGAGTTTTGGGGA carries:
- the LOC140160017 gene encoding carboxypeptidase B-like isoform X3 produces the protein MSTGRWLLLLFCTTLSLAEKVRYDGHQVLRVIPKTHHEISILGNLMSNLENSKFDGQLSFWREPSNVTKPVDIMISPSYVKKITTYLAHKGIHTKVMIKNVQELINEEQKGLNSSTFAYNAYNTYETIQEWITETAAVYDTATEGSIGKSYEERNIGYLKISTGGTNKKAVVIHGGIHAAEWISPATVLYLAKYLVEGGTDAKDLLNKFDFYVIPVLNGDGYSFTWTDNRLWRKTRKPNEGSPCMGTDPNRNFATGWGGIGSSNEPCSDFYHGTKAFSEPEVAAIRDFVSSLGGGDGVALYIDYHSYSQLWLMPYGYTNEKPADYDTQLAGGKAACDALKKVHGTQYVYGNIYDTIYPASGGSCDYMYAKQGVQFSYSPEGRDTGTYGFILPAKYIQPSGEENWAALKAICDFVDTNI
- the LOC140160017 gene encoding carboxypeptidase B-like isoform X2, which gives rise to MSTGRWLLLLFCTTLSLAEKVRYDGHQVLRVIPKTHHEISILGNLMSNLENSKFDGQLSFWREPSNVTKPVDIMISPSYVKKITTYLAHKGIHTKVMIKNVQELINEEQKGLNSSTFAYNAYNTYETIQEWITETAAVYDTATEGSIGKSYEERNIGYLKISTGGTNKKAVVIHGGIHAAEWISPATVLYLAKYLVEGGTDAKDLLNKFDFYVIPVLNGDGYSFTWTDNRLWRKTRKPNEGSPCMGTDPNRNFATGWGGIGSSNEPCSDFYHGTKAFSEPEVAAIRDFVSSLGGGDGVALYIDYHSYSQLWLMPYGYTNEKPADYDTQLAGGKAACDALKKVHGTQYKYGNIYDTIHPASGGSCDYMYAEQNVQFSYSPEGRDKGRYGFFLPAKYIQPSGEENWAALKAICDFVDTNI